The genome window CAATGAACTGAAATACCCCTTGGATCAGACCCGCTTTCAAGAGCATTGTTCACTAGATTTTCCATTACAGAGCGAAACCGGTCTCTGTTAAATTCAATGAACAGTTCCTTCTCTGGAATATCCCATGTTATTGATTCAGGGTATGTTGCCTTCAACTCGTTTAACGAAAGATTGAGGCTGATTCTGGAGGATTCTTCAGCAGGAGTTTTGAGGAAATCCCGGACTGTTTCCATGAGACGGGTCAGACGATCCACCTCATCAATGATAATTCTGGTGTCTCTTGCTTCAATTTGGGGATATTTCTTCTCCAGAAGAGAACCTTGGAGCTTGATGGCGCTTAAGGGATTTTTCATCTCATGGGTCAGGGTTCTTAATGCAGTTCCCAGGATGACAAGACTCTTCTGCTCATTAAGTCTTCTGCTCAGATTCAATCCCTTTTGGTAGTAGAAAATGGCAAGGGAGAAAAAAGCAATTAGAAAAAATTGAATAAATCCATGCTGAATATCAGTCCTCTTGATTTTCTTAACGAGGTAATCGTTCTGAAATTCTATATGTATGTGAACCTTTCTTTCTTCAAAAGACATTGTGTTGTCAACAAAGTCAACTTGCTCGGGGCGAAAAAGCAATTCGGGAATAATATTGACAACCACAAGGTCCTCTTCCATGTTCAGATATATATTATTCTGTTCATCCAAATCGAAAATCCGTGGGTCCTCTTTAATAACACCGTAGTCATAGATGGTCTGTCCCTGCTCATCAATAATGACAAGGCCTGAAATTTCCTCTTTATGATACCGCATCTGTTCATCTGTGAAATCAGGGTAGGTTGATAAAACTTTAAAGGCTGATCGCGTATAGTTCTCTTCAACCAGACGCAAGGCTCGCGCTTGAGAGTCTTTGATAATATAATTGGTCGAGAGAGATGCCATGACCAGACCGAAGACCAGAGTAAAATATATGAATATGGGAACTCTGTTTTTAAACTTTTTCATAATAATGATGATAATCAAAAAAAAATGTTGATGAAAGTGCGAATATTCTTCCCACTTTTCAAACAAATAGAATTTTATTCCCGGGGTTCTATCAAAGGACTAAACTATCATTTTATTCTTATTTCTTTACCATACAATCATTTAAAAAAACTACAAACAACTTGGCACAGCTATTGCAATAGTAGTGAGTACAAATAAATTATTTGAGGAGTTAATTATGAATATGACAAAGAAAAGTATTTCTGTGATCGGGATTGCCCTGATGTCTTTGGTTTTTTCTACAGGGGCATTTGCCTTTGGAACAGTAACAGGAAGTGGTCAGACCAAAACCCTAAACAAAGAATTTACAAGCATTGAAGAACTGGCCCTTAAAGGCATTTCTGATTTTACAATTGTAAAATCAGACACAGCCCAAGTGTCTATCACAGGGGACAAATCCTTTGTTGATATGGTAGATATGGAAGAAACAGACGGTTATCTTTACCTTGAATCTAATGCAAAGTATCCTGTTTCCGTTGTTATCAGCACTCCTTCTCTGGAAAGTCTGTTTCTAACAAAAGCTTCCATGGGAACAATTGAAGGTGATTTCAACCTGGACTCTCTTTCCATCAGCCTGATGAATAGAAGCGCCCTGAATGTTTCCGATACTCTGGCTGTCAATGAATTAACCGTTTACGCCGGCGCCTATACAGAATTAACTGCTGAAGTAAACACAAAACTCCTCACAGTTGATTCAATGGGTAATTCTGAAGTGACTATTTCGGGTGAAGCCAAACAGTTTAATGCCAATTTCACACAGGGATCAGGAATCTTCAACAATCTGAATGTGCAATATGCCGACATAAATGCAACTGGTAACTCTTCAATTGATGCCGTTTTTCCTGGAAATAGCATAACATCAGTGAGAGCATCCAATGACGGAGCAGTTAGCCTTGATATGAACGGTATCCTGAACGCCAGAATGAGTGGAGACAGTACTCTTGCGTACACAGGGAATATCGATTGGGTTGGAAAACAGGTATCGGATGACGCCGCAATTTCATCTCTTTAGTTCTAATAGATCTTCTTGGGGTATCTCCAATACTCAAAGAAAAATATAAATTAAGCGTAGGGCCGGTAGAATCTTCTGCCGGCCTTTTTGAATTTATTTTTAAAATTCCTACTTGCCATGCCCATGCTTTTACGATACTTTATTATCGATATAGCTTTATCGATAATAAAGGAAACATAAAGATGCTCAAAACCACTGCGAATACTGAAAAACTACATAATTTCAGCAAAGTCTGTGAAATCTTGGATAAATTCGACAGACAGCCTTCAAAAATCATTCCCATTCTTCAGGCCGTACAGGAAGAGTACCGCTATCTGCCAGAAGAAATCATGACCTTTGTAGCAACCAGCCTGGGGACCTCTCCGGCTCGAGTATTTGGCATTGCCACGTTTTACAGCCATTTTTCTCTGGAACCCAAAGGGAAATACATCATCAAGGTTTGTGACGGCACTGCCTGTCATGTCAAAGGATCTTCCGGATTGGTCGAAACAATCCAAAGAGAACTCAATCTCTCAGAAAAGAATCATACAACAGACGATCTTCTTTTCACCTTGGAAACTGTCTCCTGTCTGGGAGCATGCGGCCTGGCTCCGGCAGTTGTCATAAATGACAAGGTTTACGGGCAGGTCTCAAAGCAGCGGATGAAAGAACTCATTACAGAATACAAGACCATGGAGGCCTGATATGGAAACAGCCATACTTGAGAAAATACAAGAAGATTTTAAAAACAGAAAAAGCTGTCTTTCCCACAGGATTGTCATCTGTGCAGGAACAGGATGTATTGCTAACGGAGCCATGGATGTGCACGAAGCCCTGGCAAAAATCATCAGAGAAAAACAACTCCCTCTCACTCTCAGTTTGAAAGAAGAAATTCCCCCAGGAGAGGAGGACCCTATTCTGATCAGCAAAAGCGGATGCCAGGGATTCTGTCAGGTGGGACCACTGGTCACCATAGAACCAGAAAACATCCTCTACACCAAAGTAAAACCAGAACATGCAAGGGATATAATAGAACGCACAATCCTCGCTGGAGAAGTGATCACAGAACTCCTTTACAAGGAACCGCAATCGGGACAATCCTGCAAGAACCATGAAGAGATCTCTTTTTACAAGAGGCAGAACAGAATGGTACTGAAGTCATGCGGAGACATCGACCCCGAAGACATAAACAACTACATCTATTCCGGCGGTTATATGGCAGCCAGAGACATGGTCCTGAACAAAAGTCCTCAGGAAGTCTGCGATATCGTAAAGGAAGCCGGACTCAGAGGCCGGGGCGGCGGGGGATTCAGCACCGGTAGAAAATGGGATCTTGCTCTCAAACAGAAATCCCCTGACAAGTACATCATCTGCAATGGAGACGAAGGCGATCCGGGAGCTTTTATGGACCGGAGTGTTATGGAGGGGAATCCCCACAGCATCCTGGAAGGAATGATCATTGCAGCCAAGGCATGTGGAGGAACGGAAGGTCAGGTTTATGTGCGTATGGAATACCCTCTGGCTGTCCGAAGAATTCAGAAGGCCATCATAGAAGCCCGGAAGAGTCACTTTTTGGGAGAAAACATCTTTGGTTCTGATTTCAGTTTTGATATTCATGTGATGGAAGGAGCCGGAGCTTTTGTCTGCGGAGAAGCCAGTGCCATGACAGAAAGTATTATGGGACGACGGGGCATGCCCCGGGTCAAACCACCAAGGACAGCAGAACAGGGATTATGGGGAAAGCCCACTGTAGTGAACAATGTGGAAACCCTGGCCTGTGTGCCCCTGATCATCAGAATGGGTGCTGATGCCTTTAAGAAGACCGGAACGACCAGCTCTCCGGGAACCAAAACATTTGCCCTGACGGGACATGTAGCCAATACCGGATTGATAGAAGTCCCTTTCGGCACCACCCTGAGAGAGATAATCTTCAACATTGGAGGAGGAGTCCTCAATGCGAAAGGAGAAATTGACAACAATGATTTCAAGGCGGTTCAGATAGGGGGTCCCTCAGGGGGATGCCTGATTGAAAAACACCTGGATATTCCCTTGGATTTTGATTCTTTAAAATCTGTGGGAGCCATGGTCGGTTCTGGCGGACTGGTTGTCATGAACAAGAGCACCTGCATGGTGCAAATTGCCCGTTTTTTTATGAAATTCACTCAGTCTGAGAGCTGTGGAAAATGCGTCCCCTGTCGGGAGGGTACCAGACAGATTTTGGAATTGATTGATGATGTTGCCCAGGGGCGAGGAACCCAAAAGACACTGACACTTCTGGAAGAACTCTGTGAAACCGTTCAGGAGACATCCCTCTGCGGCCTTGGAAAGTCTGCCCCCTCTCCGGTTCTCTCCACACTCAAACAATTCAGAGAAGAATGGGATGCTCATATAGAAATGAATTGTCCCACCGGAAATTGCAAGGATCTCGTGAGCTACACCATTGCAGCCGAATCCTGCAAGGGCTGCACGGCCTGTGTGAGGGTTTGTCCGGCAGGCGCCATTTCAGGGAACAGGAAGGAAGCCCATGTCATTGATGAACAAAAGTGTATCCGCTGCGGCGCCTGTGTGGAAACTTGCCGTTTCGATGCCATCAGCGTAGGAGGTAGAGTGTGAATCAGAAGGGAAGTGTCACTATAAATGGAAAAAAGGTTGTCATTGAAGGAGAGAAAAACCTCCTCTCTTTGATCAGGAAATCAGGGGTGAAGATGCCCACATTCTGCTATCATTCAGAGTTGAGTATTTACGGAGCCTGCCGTCTTTGTGTTGTAGACATTGAAGGCCGGGGCATAGATACGAGCTGCTCCACTCCACCCCGGGACGGCATGGTCATCCAGACCCATACCCCCAAGCTCAGAAAAATGCGAAAGACTCTCCTGGAACTATTGCTGGCCAATCATGACAACAGCTGTACAAGCTGTGAAAAATCCAGCGCCTGCAAATTGAAAGAGCTGGCCAATGATCTGGGTGTAAAAGAGATCCCCTACAAAAAGACCAGAGAACATCGTCTGCCCGACCTGCTTTCTCCCAGCCTGATCCGCAATCCCGACAAATGTGTGCTTTGCGGTGACTGCGTCCGGTATTGCCATGAAATTCAGGGTGTCGGGGCCATCGATTTTGCCTACAGGGGAGAAGATGTTGTTGTCACTCCGGCATTTAATAAAAGCCTGGCCCAGGTAGACTGCATCAACTGCGGTCAATGTGCGGCAGTCTGCCCCACAGGAGCCATAGTTCCAAGAAGTGAAATTGATGATGTCTGGAATGCCCTTGCAGATAAGAAAAAATCTGTTGTGGCCCAAATCGCTCCGGCTGTTCGAGCCTCAATAGGAGAAATGTTTGATCTTCCCGACTCTTCGGTGACTCTGGGAAAAATAATGACAGCCTTGAAGAGCCTGGGATTCAAAGAGGTCTACGACACCTCCTTTGGGGCCGACCTGACGGTGATGGAAGAAACTCAGGAATATCTGGAACGGGCCGCAAAGGGAGAGAACCTGCCCCTCTTTACATCCTGTTGTCCGGGATGGGTCAAGTATGCCGAACAGTTTCATCCCGAACTGATCTCCAATCTATCCAGCTGTATGTCTCCCCAGGGAATGGTGGGTTCTCTGGCCAAAAAACAGTTAACCGTGACAGAACAGAAAGGAGAGGAGGACATTGTCATGGTCTCCATAATGCCCTGTACAGCTAAGAAATTTGAGAAGACCAGACCCGAACTAAGCCGCAAGGGTGTTCCCTTTATCGATTATGTCCTGACCACACAAGAACTGGGACGGATGATAAGAGAAGCAGGAATCGTATTTTCCGAATTGCCTCCCTCGGCTCCCGACCTCCCCTTCGGACTCTATTCCGAATCCGGCCTTGGTTTCGGCAGCAGCCATGGAGTCTCAGAGGCTGTAGCCCGTTATGCCTCCAGGGCTCTCAATGGTGAAGACCTGGACTCCTTCTTTCCCGAAGAAAAGGACTGTTGGAAAGAAGTGCTTTTACAGGAGGGAAACCTTAATATCAAAATGGCAATCGTATCGGGGATGAAAAACGCAGAGACACTCATCCAGAAGATGGACTCCGGCGAAGAGAAATACGACATTGTAGAGGTCATGGCCTGCCCGGGTGGCTGTATTGCCGGAGCGGGTCAGCCTGTCTCTTACGAAAGGGAGACCATACAGAAACGGAGGACCATCCTCAAAGAAGCAGGGAATATGACTCCCATACACTGTCCGGAAGAAAATCCCTACATCCAGAAGATATATGAAAAAGTTTTAGGTGGTAAACCAGGAAGTTCAGAAGCCCATACCCTGGTGCACACCCACTATCAGAGCCGCAAGAGGATCGATAACAGGGCTCTAGAACTGACAAATACGGGACATGAAACACCTGTTGAAATTAACGTTTGTGTAGGGACCAGCTGTTTCTTGAGAGGTTCCCAGGAGATCCTTTCAGGAATGACTCACAAAATGGATCAAGAAGGATGGAAACACAGAATAGATTTGAAGGCGACCTTCTGCAGTGAAAACTGTTCCCATGGCCCCACAGTCACAGTGGGAAAGACGAAGATCCATAAGGCAACAATGGCCTCAGTCATTGAAGAAGTCGAAAATCAGCTGGCTCTGAAACCAAAACAGGAGTTGCCCCTATGATTGAAATACTCAAAAAAGAGCAGCTTTCATCTGATGTCTATCTCATGAAACTCCATGCTCCTCATATTGCCCAATCTCGAAGGGCCGGCCAATTTGTAATCCTCATGATGGATGACAATTATGGAGAAAGAATCCCCCTGACCATTGCCGATGGCAACGAAGTGGAAGGGAGTATTACCATCATCTTTCAAGCTGTAGGCGGGACGACCCTCCAACTAAGCCGGATGAAGGAAGGAGAAGGCATTTCTCATGTTCTGGGGCCCCTAGGGACACCAACTCATATAAGGAAACACAGCAGCCCGGTTGTATGTGTTGGTGGAGGCATTGGTACAGCTCCCCTCTATCCTATAGTTCAGGCATTCAAAGCCGCCGGAAACAGGGTCATCACCATCATGGGAGCCAGGAACAAGGATCTATTAATACTGGAAAATGAAATGGCAGAGCTATCGGATGAACTGATTATCTGCACGGATGATGGAAGTAGAGGCCGCAAGGCCCTGGTCACAGAGCCCTTGAAAGAACTTTGTGAGTCGGATGTACCCCCCGCAGAGGTTGTTGCCATTGGGCCTCCTGTGATGATGAAGTTCTGCAGTGAAACAACACGTCCCTTTGCGGTACCCACAGTCGTATCGCTGAATACGATCATGGTAGACGGTACAGGTATGTGCGGAGGATGCAGGGTCACAGTAGGAGACAGCACAAAATTTGTCTGTGTCGACGGTCCTGAGTTTGATGGCCACAAAGTAGATTTCAACTCTATGATGAGCCGGATGTCCTCTTACAAAGAACAGGAAAAAGAACATCAATGCCGCATGGATGCATTGGCAAAAGACCATATTAAGGGGGGAACTCAACCATGACAGAATACAGAGAACCTGCTCTTCTGAGCCGGGAA of Oceanispirochaeta crateris contains these proteins:
- a CDS encoding sensor histidine kinase, with product MKKFKNRVPIFIYFTLVFGLVMASLSTNYIIKDSQARALRLVEENYTRSAFKVLSTYPDFTDEQMRYHKEEISGLVIIDEQGQTIYDYGVIKEDPRIFDLDEQNNIYLNMEEDLVVVNIIPELLFRPEQVDFVDNTMSFEERKVHIHIEFQNDYLVKKIKRTDIQHGFIQFFLIAFFSLAIFYYQKGLNLSRRLNEQKSLVILGTALRTLTHEMKNPLSAIKLQGSLLEKKYPQIEARDTRIIIDEVDRLTRLMETVRDFLKTPAEESSRISLNLSLNELKATYPESITWDIPEKELFIEFNRDRFRSVMENLVNNALESGSDPRGISVHCMALKKTVNISVKDEGSGIPEEIQKRMFDPFYTTKTKGSGVGLMVVKKFLDEKNCFMKINSSEGKGTTVSFWLPLK
- a CDS encoding GIN domain-containing protein, translated to MNMTKKSISVIGIALMSLVFSTGAFAFGTVTGSGQTKTLNKEFTSIEELALKGISDFTIVKSDTAQVSITGDKSFVDMVDMEETDGYLYLESNAKYPVSVVISTPSLESLFLTKASMGTIEGDFNLDSLSISLMNRSALNVSDTLAVNELTVYAGAYTELTAEVNTKLLTVDSMGNSEVTISGEAKQFNANFTQGSGIFNNLNVQYADINATGNSSIDAVFPGNSITSVRASNDGAVSLDMNGILNARMSGDSTLAYTGNIDWVGKQVSDDAAISSL
- a CDS encoding complex I 24 kDa subunit family protein, whose translation is MLKTTANTEKLHNFSKVCEILDKFDRQPSKIIPILQAVQEEYRYLPEEIMTFVATSLGTSPARVFGIATFYSHFSLEPKGKYIIKVCDGTACHVKGSSGLVETIQRELNLSEKNHTTDDLLFTLETVSCLGACGLAPAVVINDKVYGQVSKQRMKELITEYKTMEA
- a CDS encoding NADH-ubiquinone oxidoreductase-F iron-sulfur binding region domain-containing protein → METAILEKIQEDFKNRKSCLSHRIVICAGTGCIANGAMDVHEALAKIIREKQLPLTLSLKEEIPPGEEDPILISKSGCQGFCQVGPLVTIEPENILYTKVKPEHARDIIERTILAGEVITELLYKEPQSGQSCKNHEEISFYKRQNRMVLKSCGDIDPEDINNYIYSGGYMAARDMVLNKSPQEVCDIVKEAGLRGRGGGGFSTGRKWDLALKQKSPDKYIICNGDEGDPGAFMDRSVMEGNPHSILEGMIIAAKACGGTEGQVYVRMEYPLAVRRIQKAIIEARKSHFLGENIFGSDFSFDIHVMEGAGAFVCGEASAMTESIMGRRGMPRVKPPRTAEQGLWGKPTVVNNVETLACVPLIIRMGADAFKKTGTTSSPGTKTFALTGHVANTGLIEVPFGTTLREIIFNIGGGVLNAKGEIDNNDFKAVQIGGPSGGCLIEKHLDIPLDFDSLKSVGAMVGSGGLVVMNKSTCMVQIARFFMKFTQSESCGKCVPCREGTRQILELIDDVAQGRGTQKTLTLLEELCETVQETSLCGLGKSAPSPVLSTLKQFREEWDAHIEMNCPTGNCKDLVSYTIAAESCKGCTACVRVCPAGAISGNRKEAHVIDEQKCIRCGACVETCRFDAISVGGRV
- a CDS encoding [FeFe] hydrogenase, group A, which codes for MNQKGSVTINGKKVVIEGEKNLLSLIRKSGVKMPTFCYHSELSIYGACRLCVVDIEGRGIDTSCSTPPRDGMVIQTHTPKLRKMRKTLLELLLANHDNSCTSCEKSSACKLKELANDLGVKEIPYKKTREHRLPDLLSPSLIRNPDKCVLCGDCVRYCHEIQGVGAIDFAYRGEDVVVTPAFNKSLAQVDCINCGQCAAVCPTGAIVPRSEIDDVWNALADKKKSVVAQIAPAVRASIGEMFDLPDSSVTLGKIMTALKSLGFKEVYDTSFGADLTVMEETQEYLERAAKGENLPLFTSCCPGWVKYAEQFHPELISNLSSCMSPQGMVGSLAKKQLTVTEQKGEEDIVMVSIMPCTAKKFEKTRPELSRKGVPFIDYVLTTQELGRMIREAGIVFSELPPSAPDLPFGLYSESGLGFGSSHGVSEAVARYASRALNGEDLDSFFPEEKDCWKEVLLQEGNLNIKMAIVSGMKNAETLIQKMDSGEEKYDIVEVMACPGGCIAGAGQPVSYERETIQKRRTILKEAGNMTPIHCPEENPYIQKIYEKVLGGKPGSSEAHTLVHTHYQSRKRIDNRALELTNTGHETPVEINVCVGTSCFLRGSQEILSGMTHKMDQEGWKHRIDLKATFCSENCSHGPTVTVGKTKIHKATMASVIEEVENQLALKPKQELPL
- a CDS encoding sulfide/dihydroorotate dehydrogenase-like FAD/NAD-binding protein; this translates as MIEILKKEQLSSDVYLMKLHAPHIAQSRRAGQFVILMMDDNYGERIPLTIADGNEVEGSITIIFQAVGGTTLQLSRMKEGEGISHVLGPLGTPTHIRKHSSPVVCVGGGIGTAPLYPIVQAFKAAGNRVITIMGARNKDLLILENEMAELSDELIICTDDGSRGRKALVTEPLKELCESDVPPAEVVAIGPPVMMKFCSETTRPFAVPTVVSLNTIMVDGTGMCGGCRVTVGDSTKFVCVDGPEFDGHKVDFNSMMSRMSSYKEQEKEHQCRMDALAKDHIKGGTQP